A single Argentina anserina chromosome 7, drPotAnse1.1, whole genome shotgun sequence DNA region contains:
- the LOC126803337 gene encoding uncharacterized protein LOC126803337 has protein sequence MEALVCKKLGDPTAPISEEKSIVIDKSFPIPVLETPTSVRVRVKATSLNYANYLQILGKYQEKPPLPFVPGSDYSGVVDAVGPAVTKFRAGDSVCSFAALGSFAQFIVADQSLLFGVPDGCDLVAAGALPVAFGTSHVALLHRANLNSGQVLLVLGAAGGVGLAAVQIGKVVGAVVIAVARGAEKVEYLKSLGVDHVVDSSSQSIIQSVKDFLKTRKLKGVDVLYDPVGGKLTKEAMKVLNWGAHILVIGFASGEVPVIPANIALVKNWTVHGLYWGSYRIHRPAVLEDSVNELLSWVARGLITIRISHTYCLQEANLAFSAIKDRKAIGKVMIVLDDPSSMKSRL, from the exons ATGGAGGCTTTGGTCTGCAAGAAACTCGGGGACCCAACAGCGCCGATTTCGGAGGAGAAGTCGATAGTGATCGACAAGAGTTTTCCGATTCCGGTATTGGAGACTCCGACGTCGGTGAGGGTCAGAGTGAAAGCTACGAGCTTGAACTACGCCAACTACCTTCAGATACTCGGAAAGTACCAAGAGAAGCCGCCGCTGCCTTTCGTTCCCGGGTCAGATTACTCCGGCGTCGTCGACGCCGTCGGCCCCGCCGTCACGAAGTTCAGAGCCGGCGACAGTGTCTGCAGCTTCGCGGCGCTCGGGTCCTTTGCTCAGTTCATCGTCGCCGATCAGAGTCTGTT ATTTGGAGTGCCGGACGGGTGTGATTTGGTGGCTGCCGGAGCGTTGCCGGTGGCATTTGGGACGTCTCATGTGGCGCTTCTTCACCGGGCCAACTTGAACTCCGGTCAA GTGTTGCTTGTGCTTGGTGCAGCTGGAGGTGTTGGACTTGCGGCGGTGCAGATTGGGAAGGTTGTTGGAGCCGTTGTCATTGCGGTAGCTAG GGGAGCTGAGAAGGTGGAGTATTTGAAGTCTTTGGGGGTTGATCATGTGGTGGACTCGAGCAGTCAGAGTATTATACAAAGTGTGAAGGATTTTTTGAAAACCAGGAAGCTCAAAGGTGTGGATGTTTTGTATGATCCGGTGGGAGGGAAGCTGACTAAAGAGGCCATGAAGGTTTTGAATTGGGGAGCACACATTTTGGTTATAGGCTTTGCCAGTGGAGAGGTCCCTGTCATTCCCGCCAATATTGCTCTTGTTAAG AACTGGACAGTGCATGGACTGTACTGGGGTAGCTACAGAATACATCGACCAGCTGTTCTTGAAGATTCGGTTAATGAACTACTTTCCTGGGTGGCGAGAGGGCTGATCACCATCCGTATCTCTCATACTTACTGCTTGCAAGAG GCCAATCTTGCCTTTTCTGCCATCAAAGATAGGAAAGCCATTGGGAAAGTGATGATTGTTCTTGACGACCCAAGCAGTATGAAATCAAGGCTTTAA